taaaactaaaaacacataatacacttttaattatgtcttaattaagttaaatcattttttaaacatattttaatacaaatcttgctattattttgtaaaaagaagtgtaaaatgtttggacagattTTGGACagtgcttttacactattttgaacagcaggtgtcgccagcgtgtgtgatgtttcaaatgctttaaaaaaactgaatcaattttcgaagcaattggttcaattgattcgaagctttgaaaagcttcgtttctcccatcactacttACTAATTCTAAAATGACCAGTAGGTTACGGAATAATACAAACAGTTACAGTTCTGATATTAGAATGTCACACAAGGCTGGGAAGGgatcttagccaatcagattcgagaaccagaaagaattGTTTAGTATATAAGTATATTTCATATATTTCGATATCAGTATCAACATCAGCAAACTTGGCCTCAAAAAATCTGTATcttaacttaaataaaataaaacatagcatggaattaatgttgttaaatcttaaaaattatttgatgaaATGTGTCATTGCCTCGGCTTTCAAATTTAAACAGTAAAAATACTCAAATCATAACATACAAAGAAAACTAACAGCAATTTTTTCTAAATTAACTTTATTGGTTAACCTTATAAACATTATATTAACTTGCTTTAAAAAAGCCACAGTGATCCCCTAATGAAAATACTGAATAAATTGTTACTGTTGTCAAAATAACTATTGTCTACAGGTGTACATGCTTACactttacacattttttataaatgttcatttaattagCATAAGAGTAGCCAGGATGAATATACCTTGTATACGTAATTGTCAAACATAATTTAGCTAAAAACATGGTTTATGGTGATTTATCAAAAAGGAAATCTGTGTTAAACCTGCACAAAAGTTAACTGTACATCCCCACAAACCTCCAAAATATCAATCTCATGCAGATTTGTGTAACGGTAATTGAAAGTGTGTGCTTGTTGGCCATTGACAAACACATTGTAATGATGGGGATTGCAAGTGATGGTGACCTGAAACATACAAAACACAATGTAAATGATTTTTCTTATATCACAAAATGGACCGGTTTCATAGACAGGGCATGGATTATGAcagaactaggccttagttaaataagtagcttttataaatgtaacaaaaacattactgtgtgcatcttgagacaaaacaatggcactgatatattttaagatatgtccaGCCTGATTTCACGGGAATTCAtacgtattttatgagttggttaaatcgtatgaatttgtacgaagTGAAGCGTACAAAAAACGTACCCctataatgaaaccccacccctaaccccaacatcacaggagcaaaagcaaatcgtacaaaaggGTACAAGTGTGGtcacttttttataaaaaaacctTGTAAAACACaaacgaattgccatgagattgtgttggatTTTTCAgataagacagctcaaacacacattttagtCTGTGACTAGGTTGTCTGGAAAACTGAGCTGATAAATCTTAACAAAAATTATAAAGACCAAAGTCATTAAGAGTTTTGTCAAACATGTAACAaagcaatataaaaaatatgtgtcatatgaccatttaaaaaaaaatatctgtTCAGAAATAACAAAGATGTTTATTTGTCTACCTGAAAAGGTTGTCCTCTTTGAAATGGCATGCCTCCAAACCGTTCCTCTGTATCCCACTTCTCCATCTTATGGCTGTTTCGAACAACCACATTCTCATCAAATCGAGGATTGTAGTGCAATGCAATCCCAGTTCTGTGACACAGGTTAAACGCTACTCTGATAAAGAAAAGCCAAAGTTCAGTAATCTTCATTTTTACACCTTAAGGATGACAGAATATTGAAAATGTTAATAGTGTCAAACCTATTAGCATTAGGGTTAATAATTCCTTGGATGAGAATGTTTTTGCCAGGATATAATCCACCGTTGATTATCGTTTTGTATGGGACCGTCTACATGtgggttaaaacattttaagataTTATTAAAGAGTGTAAAATAGTACATTAAAGTGCCCAGTCTACAAACATAAAGcagaacatttttatattgGATAATTGGATACATTTATATGGAAATACAAATtatttaatacaatttaatTCTATATGTCCACAtcattaaaaactgtatatgaTGAAATTGACCAAaaaactgacacaaaaaatttaattgtGAAATTCCTTAAACAAGATAATGGCAGTGATAAATCATTTTACTGGTCAGCATAGATTTATAAGCTAAAGGAATTAGTAGAGAAAACTAAAAGAAAGCATTACAAACCTAAATAACCCATATGGCATTTAGGTTTATTAAACTGACTTCCTCCagcagtgttaaaaattaacctTAAATTACAAGTTATCAACAGCCTGTGGTTAATGTAATGTCAAGAAGCTTAGATGAGTTAAGCTTAAATACTACACCAAcactttataatttaatttgtaaatatagctgcaagcagcaatggcgggccctcgcacgtttttttaccgctacacggtgcctccgagaaaacgatgcacggtgggcatgtgcatcaagtgggtaaatatcagtggactatttcatgtggctactgacccatttaggtactgtaggtaaaagagaccccatattttagacaaacgggggtgctagtcagccactaaatagacacgcctttatctgacgtttttgtcaacacttaacagtcgaaaactctcatgtgtgtgccaaatttaaagttcaactaagcacgccaagagccttaaacatgcctgaaattaaagtaacgtttgacgcgttgccatgggaacagcgttcgagatgtcaaaaattccttcacaatttatcatctacaatgtctcggcatcatgttgaccacttctcgtgtcaatcgcatgaatcgcatacgaggagtatttaaagggtcacagcatgtaacagtcagccttaaatatgctggaaagtgaaagcaaagtttgatgcgttgccatgggaacagcgtttgagatatcaaaaattcctacgcaatttatcatctacaatgtctcaccattatgttgaccacttctggagtcaatcacattatttcctcaggaggagtatttaaaagtttccgcatgcagatgtaaggtttaaatatgccttaaaaacgaaagtaaagtttgacaggttgccatgggaacagcgtttgagatatcaaaaatcccttcacaatttatcatctacaatgtctcggcatcatgacgaccacttctcgtgtcaaacgcatgaaaatcctaggacgagtatttaaaagttaactgcatgcaactaaaaggcttaaatatgcctttaaaatgaaagtaaagtttgacgtgttgccatgggaacagcttttgagatatcaaaaatcccttcgcaatttatcatctacaatgtctcggcatcatgttgaccacttttggtaacaatcgcatgaaaatcctagaaggagtatttaaaagaacattgcatggaactgtgaaaaaaaatcacctttgtgactgacacacttcctggcgcctggtggtggcgctatacccgggagtcacaataggcacatcgatgcgatcggaatctttagacgaacaaacatcccgcatggcatcacaataagatattttttgcctcatatattagacacttcctgtttctctgaattcgctaTGAATTCATCGCTTCGCCATGgcggaaccgttcgagatatcaaaaatcccttcgcaatttagcaagtacaatgtctcgacatcatgttcaccacttttggtgtcaatcgcattcatcctctaggaggagtatttaaaagttcaacgcatgcattttttgaacaatccaaaatggccgacttcctgttgggcagagctaatatgttagagtacgaaagttgttcgggtcgatgagatctatatgcgtaccaactttcgtacatgtgcgtacatgtttgtccgatctgtgcaccaatgtttttttttccttacagggggcgctacagagcccccctgccacgcccgtgttccagcctttggttttctgcgatgacggacgactctgacgtctgtgccaaatttcaagagttttcgagtatgttaaggcactcaaaattcccaaaagtgttgaaaaaaaaataaaaaaaaaaaaaataataataaatatagctgcaagcagcgataccggggtcaagccaaaaagggcacagaagaaggtaaacttgagtccggatgagcagtttaaaaaacctagcaaaacctcctgatttcagacaaattaatataacggtaatcagcaaaaaagctgtgttctaattcagtgaaatctctccctcacgtcttgaggagcattgacaactagaacactgaaggaaattgcagtggtaatactcagctcacaaaatgttactgtggtgttaatgagtcgaaagagcccacccccatgtctctacgctgttctgatgaagagatatagctcttgcaaaa
This sequence is a window from Misgurnus anguillicaudatus chromosome 24, ASM2758022v2, whole genome shotgun sequence. Protein-coding genes within it:
- the LOC129438189 gene encoding galectin-5-like — encoded protein: MAFNQQPFNNPAFPPQPGFPPQQAMPPVCGFPSYPSAVGYTVPYKTIINGGLYPGKNILIQGIINPNANRVAFNLCHRTGIALHYNPRFDENVVVRNSHKMEKWDTEERFGGMPFQRGQPFQVTITCNPHHYNVFVNGQQAHTFNYRYTNLHEIDILEVCGDVQLTFVQV